A single genomic interval of Tsukamurella paurometabola harbors:
- the pstC gene encoding phosphate ABC transporter permease subunit PstC, with protein sequence MEKIFKWAAYASGLLLVVVIGLIFLQLVVQAVPALTKNNVNFLTSSEWQTNPSNMRFGILELLKITVLSSVMALILAVPVAVGIATFLVQYVPPRLSRPLSAVIDLLAAVPSIIYGLWGIFVLAPFLVPLQQWLNENLGWFFLFKTGNVELSLGSTVFTAGIVLAIMILPIITSITREALRQTPVAHQEAALALGATKWEVIRLTVFPYGRSGIVAGSMLALGRALGETIAVLIILFAATKTSIWSLFDSGYTFASKIASAAAEFDNVDQRGAYIAAGLVLFVLTFIVNAIARWIGGGRVNG encoded by the coding sequence GCTCGTGGTGCAGGCGGTCCCGGCGCTCACCAAGAACAACGTCAACTTCCTCACCAGCTCCGAGTGGCAGACGAACCCGTCCAACATGCGGTTCGGCATCCTCGAGCTGCTCAAGATCACGGTCCTCTCCTCGGTGATGGCGCTGATCCTCGCCGTGCCGGTGGCCGTCGGCATCGCGACGTTCCTCGTGCAGTACGTCCCGCCGCGGCTCTCCCGGCCGCTGAGCGCCGTGATCGACCTGCTGGCCGCGGTCCCGTCGATCATCTACGGCCTGTGGGGCATCTTCGTGCTCGCACCGTTCCTGGTGCCGCTGCAGCAGTGGCTCAACGAGAACCTCGGCTGGTTCTTCCTGTTCAAGACCGGCAACGTCGAGCTGTCCCTCGGCTCGACGGTGTTCACCGCCGGCATCGTGCTCGCGATCATGATCCTGCCGATCATCACGTCGATCACGCGCGAGGCGCTGCGACAGACCCCCGTCGCGCACCAGGAGGCCGCGCTGGCCCTGGGCGCCACCAAGTGGGAGGTCATCCGCCTCACGGTCTTCCCCTACGGCAGGTCGGGCATCGTCGCCGGCTCGATGCTGGCCCTCGGCCGCGCCCTGGGCGAGACCATCGCGGTGCTCATCATCCTGTTCGCCGCCACCAAGACCTCCATCTGGTCGCTGTTCGACAGCGGCTACACCTTCGCTTCGAAGATCGCTTCCGCCGCCGCTGAGTTCGACAACGTCGACCAGCGCGGCGCCTACATCGCCGCCGGCCTCGTGCTGTTCGTGCTCACGTTCATCGTGAACGCGATCGCGCGCTGGATCGGCGGGGGACGGGTGAACGGATGA